A genomic window from Camelina sativa cultivar DH55 chromosome 2, Cs, whole genome shotgun sequence includes:
- the LOC104740724 gene encoding glutaredoxin-C1: protein MGSMFSANRLSKEEMEVTMNKAKEIVSSYPVVVFSKTYCGYCQRVKQLLTQLGASFKVFELDEMSDGGEIQSALTEWTGQSTVPNVFIKEKHIGGCDKVMESNKQGKLVSLLTEAGAIANNSSQL from the exons ATGGGTTCTATGTTCAGTGCAAACCGATTGAGCAAGGAAGAGATGGAGGTCACCATGAACAAAGCCAAAGAGATCGTCTCCTCGTACCCTGTCGTTGTCTTCAG CAAGACTTACTGTGGTTATTGCCAGAGGGTGAAACAGTTACTGACACAGCTAGGAGCAAGTTTTAAAGTATTTGAGCTCGATGAGATGA GTGATGGAGGTGAGATCCAATCAGCTTTGACAGAGTGGACTGGACAGAGCACAGTTCCAAACGTCTTcatcaaagaaaaacatatcGGTGGATGCGATA AAGTGATGGAGAGTAACAAGCAAGGCAAGCTTGTGTCTTTACTTACTGAAGCTGGTGCTATAGCCAATAACTCTTCCCAGCTTTGA
- the LOC104740733 gene encoding uncharacterized protein LOC104740733, which produces MAAKLVSSSASSVIPSFFSPFQPRNSFQFRSSRHQPAHLHYYHPLHLKRDKISSLHISFREQKPRKISQKRAYLPLATAEDQFQYTDQPPNDPETVGHQTGPEAAPQDSSSSIQYNGDGKPGFISFYNQRNKTENNIIVPLETKSKWGSLLWLIGPAVLVSSFILPPVYLRRIVSAVFEDSLLTDFLILFFTEALFYCGVAAFLMIIDRSRKSSGFIPQNRTNPSQLGQRISSVATLVLSLMIPMVTMGFVWPWTGPAASATLAPYLVGIVVQFAFEQYARYRNSPSSPVIPIIFQVYRLHQLNRAAQLVTALSFTVKGAESTVNNLAIKKSLGTLLNVIQVLGVISIWSISSFLMWLSSPSQNQS; this is translated from the exons ATGGCTGCTAAACTGGTGTCCTCCTCGGCTTCTTCTGTGATTCCATCCTTTTTCTCACCGTTTCAACCTCGCAATTCCTTTCAG TTTCGTTCATCAAGGCATCAACCTGCTCATCTTCATTATTACCATCCTCTGCACCTTAAACGTGATAAAA TTAGTTCTCTTCACATTTCCTTCAGAgaacaaaaaccaagaaaaatctCCCAAAAGAGAGCTTATTTGCCTCTTGCTACTGCAGAAGACCAGTTCCAATACACTGACCAACCACCCAACGATCCAGAAACAGTAGGTCACCAAACTGGTCCTGAAGCTGCGCCTCAAGACAGTAGTTCCTCTATCCAATACAATGGAGACGGCAAACCGGGTTTCATTTCGTTTTATAATCAACGGAATAAAACCGAGAATAATATCATTGTCCCTCTTGAAACGAAAAGTAAATGGGGAAGCCTTCTCTGGCTCATTGGTCCTGCTGTCTTAGTTTCATCTTTCATTTTACCTCCGGTTTACTTAAGAAGAATAGTCTCAGCAGTTTTTGAAGACTCTTTGCTAACAG ACTTCCTCATACTGTTCTTCACTGAGGCTCTCTTCTACTGTGGAGTTGCTGCTTTTCTTATGATAATAGACCGTTCAAGAAAATCATCCGGATTTATTCCTCAGAACCGAACCAATCCTTCTCAGCTAGGACAAAGAATCTCCTCTGTAGCAACATTAGTGCTTAGTcttatgattccaatggtgacAATGGGATTCGTCTGGCCATGGACTGGACCTGCAGCATCTGCTACTCTTGCACCGTACCTTGTTGGTATCGTTGTTCAATTTGCATTTGAACAGTATGCTAGATACCGCAATTCTCCATCATCTCCTGTCATCCCCATCATCTTTCAG gtATACAGACTGCATCAGCTGAACAGAGCGGCACAATTAGTAACAGCATTGTCATTTACGGTTAAAGGAGCAGAGTCAACTGTTAATAATCTGGCAATCAAGAAATCGCTGGGTACACTTTTGAATGTGATACAGGTTTTAGGTGTGATTTCAATTTGGTCTATATCAAGTTTCCTCATGTGGTTATCATCACCTTCCCAAAACCAGTCTTGA
- the LOC104740753 gene encoding uncharacterized protein LOC104740753: MVLVTHKLQGSHVLSPWSSPTWTRGLSLRRPVTTVHFVERKDKHLRLKQKCCFSLGSPCNGGLKAKAFRVTSFKGGIQNNESGGSEGGKKVTNNSVKLSYRSDDDENNVNGSPKAQNTSFSYTSETEDSVTGQPAIQKLFKKWLTMLRTQSPIQVIDEALGGEQVPQTTKPETESEIQTESLQSTKNTVWSWFWSLDAAIKIPLLLFVPAFLAVNAIYGTEVTKELSPMWVAGPLIVALYIKMFQGLCALYAFCFNQTIKMIRNLPSYYLVAYHYIAHGKLKDDVKALVYRPVAAIKNTDYKELTRTKLKQFQEWIIEKYLDFVESVWPYYCRTIRFLKRANLI, from the exons ATGGTGTTAGTAACCCATAAATTGCAG GGTTCACATGTGTTGTCTCCTTGGAGTTCACCAACATGGACCAGAGGCTTGAGTTTAAGGAGACCTGTTACGACTGTGCACTTTGTTGAGAGGAAGGACAAGCATTTACGATTGAAGCAAAAATGTTGTTTTAG TTTAGGGTCCCCTTGCAATGGTGGATTGAAAGCCAAAGCTTTCAGAGTTACATCTTTCAAAGGTGGCATCCAAAATAATGAATCAGGAGGAAGTGAGGGTGGGAAGAAAGTTACAAATAACTCAGTCAAGCTATCTTACCGCTCAGATGATGACGAAAATAATGTGAACGGCTCTCCAAAGGCACAAAACACTTCGTTTTCATATACctcagaaacagaagattcagTCACAGGGCAACCTGCTATCCAGAAACTGTTTAAGAAATGGTTAACAATGCTGCGCACACAATCCCCTATTCAAGTGATTGACGAGGCTTTGGGAGGAGAACAGGTTCCACAAACGACGAAGCCAGAAACTGAATCAGAAATCCAGACAGAAAGCCTCCAGAGTACAAAAAATACAGTTTGGTCCTGGTTTTGGAGTCTAGATGCAGCTATCAAGATTCCGTTACTGTTATT TGTTCCAGCTTTCCTAGCTGTTAACGCGATCTATGGAACTGAAGTTACAAAGGAGTTATCCCCAATGTGGGTGGCCGGCCCCTTGATTGTTGCACTTTATATCAAAATGTTTCAAGGACTATGTGCCCTTTACGCCTTCTGCTTCAACCAAACCATCAAGATGATAAGAAACTTACCATCTTATTACCTTGTAGCATACCATTACATTGCCCATGGAAAGCTCAAAGACGACGTGAAAGCTCTAGTGTATCGACCAGTGGCGGCCATCAAGAACACAGACTACAAAGAGCTCACACGCACCAAACTGAAACAGTTCCAAGAATGGATCATTGAGAAATACCTGGATTTTGTTGAATCTGTATGGCCTTATTACTGCAGAACTATCAGATTCCTGAAGAGAGCTAACCTGATTTGA
- the LOC104740744 gene encoding CRAL-TRIO domain-containing protein C3H8.02-like gives MSIRFGSTLVAASVNFKNSTNLSSNRSRNCKFSVRSCVSESQHAHKLVLEVKERLAKDCTSLPIGKYGRDDEEMILWFLKDRRFSVDEAIGKLTKAIKWRHEFKVDELSEDSIKVATDTGKAYVHGFLDVKGRPVVIVAPAKHVPGLLDPIEDEKLCVFLLEKALSKLPAGQDKILGIFDLRGFGSQNADLKFLTFLFDVFYYYYPSRLDEVLFVDAPFIFQPIWQFTKPLVKQYASLVKFCSAETVRKEYFTEETLPSNFGS, from the exons ATGTCGATCCGTTTCGGCTCAACCCTCGTTGCTGCTTCAGTCAACTTCAAAAATTCGACGAATTTGAGCAGTAATCGATCTCGAAACTGCAAATTCTCTGTCCGAAGTTGCGTTTCTGAATCCCAACATGCTCACAAg CTAGTTTTGGAAGTTAAAGAACGGCTTGCGAAAGATTGTACTAGTCTTCCGATTGGTAAATACGGAAGAGATGATGAGGAGATGATTCTTTGGTTTCTGAAAGATCGGagattttcagttgatgaagccaTTGGAAAGCTAACTAAAGCTATC AAATGGCGTCACGAGTTTAAGGTAGATGAGCTATCTGAAGATTCTATCAAAGTAGCTACTGACACAGGAAAAGCATATGTCCATGGTTTCTTAGATGTTAAAGGTCGACCTGTGGTTATTGTAGCTCCTGCAAAGCACGTCCCCGGG CTGCTTGATCCTATAGAAGATGAAAAGCTTTGTGTGTTCTTACTTGAAAAGGCTTTGAGTAAGTTACCAGCAGGACAAGACAAGATACTTGGGATATTTGATCTCCGTGGATTCGGATCTCAGAACGCAGATCTTAAGTTCTTAACTTTCCTG TTCGACgtattttactattattatccAAGCCGATTGGATGAAGTCCTTTTCGTAGATGCTCCATTCATATTCCAGCCAATTTGGCAATTCACCAAACCGTTGGTGAAGCAATACGCTTCTCTG GTCAAGTTTTGCTCCGCAGAGACTGTGAGAAAGGAGTATTTCACTGAAGAAACATTACCATCAAACTTCGGGAGCTAA
- the LOC104740767 gene encoding uncharacterized protein LOC104740767 isoform X2 gives MENKWSVVMMVFVLVVMAAIGGESADLSCETKCTITCRDSIFHQICLDGCLKSCRSHPPPMQLHTRMVAARASTREEEEEKVSLKCSFKCEFQCKLNFFTGCYDRCIREKCEHLPPKNTFRVSSSRSP, from the exons atggagaaCAAATGGAGTGTGGTGATGATGGTGTTCGTTTTGGTGGTGATGGCTGCCATTGGAGGAGAATCAGCAGATCTTTCATGTGAAACAAAATGTACAATCACCTGCAGAGATTCAATCTTTCATCAGATATGCTTAGACGGGTGTTTGAAAAGTTGTAGATCTCATCCACCACCTATGCAACTTCACACTCGCA TGGTGGCTGCCAGAGCCAGtactagagaagaagaagaagaaaaagtgagTCTTAAATGTTCATTCAAATGTGAATTTCAATGCAAACTGAACTTCTTTACTGGTTGTTACGACCGGTGCATTAGAGAGAAATGCGAGCATCTTCCACCTAAAAATACCTTTCGCGTATCTTCTTCACGCTCGCCGTAA
- the LOC104740767 gene encoding uncharacterized protein LOC104740767 isoform X1 — MENKWSVVMMVFVLVVMAAIGGESADLSCETKCTITCRDSIFHQICLDGCLKSCRSHPPPMQLHTRMVAARASTREEEEEKVSLKCSFKCEFQCKLNFFTGCYDRCIREKCEHLPPKNTFRVSSSRSPMKTAGWLKK, encoded by the exons atggagaaCAAATGGAGTGTGGTGATGATGGTGTTCGTTTTGGTGGTGATGGCTGCCATTGGAGGAGAATCAGCAGATCTTTCATGTGAAACAAAATGTACAATCACCTGCAGAGATTCAATCTTTCATCAGATATGCTTAGACGGGTGTTTGAAAAGTTGTAGATCTCATCCACCACCTATGCAACTTCACACTCGCA TGGTGGCTGCCAGAGCCAGtactagagaagaagaagaagaaaaagtgagTCTTAAATGTTCATTCAAATGTGAATTTCAATGCAAACTGAACTTCTTTACTGGTTGTTACGACCGGTGCATTAGAGAGAAATGCGAGCATCTTCCACCTAAAAATACCTTTCGCGTATCTTCTTCACGCTCGCC GATGAAGACTGCTGGATGGCTGAAGAAATAA
- the LOC104740784 gene encoding 40S ribosomal protein S15-6-like, which yields MAINEPEFATAVAVTKKERTFKKFSFRGFNVDDLLKMSNFDLAKLFNARVRRRFYRGLKKGPLILIKKLRKAKKEASEENKKKPEAVKTHLRNMIIVPEMIGSVVGVHNGKTFNEVVIKPEMIGHYLAEFSMTCKKVNHYRPRICGCGCFRRSTRFIPLR from the coding sequence ATGGCGATAAACGAACCAGAGTTTGCCACAGCCGTGGCGGTGACGAAAAAGGAGAGAACATTCAAGAAATTCTCATTCAGAGGATTCAACGTTGATGATCTTCTCAAGATGTCAAACTTTGATCTCGCTAAGCTCTTCAACGCTCGTGTTCGCAGGAGGTTCTACAGGGGACTAAAGAAGGGACCTCTGATTCTGATCAAGAAGCTACGTAAGGCGAAAAAAGAAGCAAGTgaggagaacaagaagaagcctGAAGCTGTGAAAACACATTTAAGGAACATGATCATTGTCCCTGAGATGATTGGAAGTGTTGTCGGAGTTCATAATGGCAAGACGTTTAACGAAGTCGTGATTAAGCCTGAGATGATTGGTCATTACCTTGCCGAGTTTTCGATGACTTGCAAGAAGGTTAATCACTATAGACCACGTatttgtggttgtggttgtttcCGTCGGTCCACTAGGTTTATTCCTCTTAGGTGA
- the LOC104740796 gene encoding jmjC domain-containing protein 4-like yields the protein MGIQIIGQIEKINGKDLSYDAFAERYLAKNQPVVISGLTDDWRAREDWVCKNGNPNLHFIATHFGKSKVQVADCDTREFTDQKRLEMSVSDFVEQWANDSIKESVLYLKDWHFVKEYPHYTAYQTPLMFSDDWLNIYLDNYHMHKDRDNFQKYDQISCSDYRFVYMGGKGSWTPLHADVFRSYSWSANVCGKKRWLFLPPPQSHLVYDRYMKNCVYNIFEEVNETKFPGFKKTTWLECIQEPGEVIFVPSGWHHQVYNLEDTISINHNWLNGYNLSWVWDLLWKDYKDTEESIEDVRDICEDFEAICQRNLAANTGMNLNDFFLFMSRFSLGNMVLLQSYSDKHKTLKSCSSAMAQNLLLNLSTIKKTMLMMIAAGGVTAKEVYLDLRETLENPQFLSLVRDMGRTYAMVHMEEEDQVLSSEELLQKLSCFADPKMHICSPKYLVELINHHNHFFSHLLA from the exons ATGGGAATACAGATTATAGGTCAAATTGAGAAAATCAATGGTAAAGATTTGAGTTACGACGCTTTTGCGGAGAGATACTTAGCCAAGAACCAGCCAGTAGTAATCTCCGGTCTCACTGACGATTGGAGAGCTCGTGAAGATTGGGTTTGTAAGAATGGAAACCCTAATCTCCACTTCATTGCCACTCACTTCGGAAAATCTAAAGTCCAG GTTGCAGATTGTGATACGAGAGAGTTCACAGATCAGAAAAGATTAGAAATGTCTGTTAGTGACTTTGTGGAGCAATGGGCCAATGATTCTATCAAGGAATCTGTCTTGTATCTGAAAGATTGGCACTTTGTCAAG GAGTATCCACACTATACAGCCTACCAAACGCCGCtgatgttttctgatgattggctTAATATCTATCTAGACAATTACCATATGCATAAGGATAGAGATAATTTTCAGAAGTATGATCAAATTAGCTGCTCTGATTATCGGTTTGTTTATATGGGTGGAAAAG GATCTTGGACACCTCTACACGCTGATGTATTTAGATCTTATAGTTGGTCAGCTAATGTTTGTGGTAAAAAAAGATGgctttttcttcctcctcctcaaagTCATCTTGTTTATGACAG GTACATGAAGAATTGTGTTTATAACATCTTTGAAGAGGTGAATGAAACTAAATTCCCCGGTTTTAAGAAG ACCACCTGGCTTGAGTGCATTCAAGAACCCGGTGAAGTTATCTTTGTTCCCAGTGGATGGCATCATCAAGTATATAACTTg GAAGACACGATATCTATAAACCACAATTGGCTCAATGGATACAACCTATCTTGGGTG TGGGATCTACTGTGGAAGGACTACAAGGACACTGAAGAGTCAATAGAAGACGTCAGAGACATATGTGAAGATTTCGAAGCTATTTGCCAGCGTAATCTTGCTGCCAACACAG GAATGAATTTGAATGACTTTTTCCTCTTCATGTCACGGTTCTCTTTGGGCAACATGGTTCTCCTGCAGTCTTACTCTGACAAACACAAAACCCTGAAGTCGTGTTCATCAGCAATGGCACAGAATCTGTTATTGAATCTCTCGACTATAAAGAAAACCATGCTGATGATGATAGCTGCAGGCGGCGTAACTGCAAAGGAAGTGTATCTGGACTTGCGAGAAACACTGGAGAATCCACAGTTTCTCAGTTTGGTCAGAGACATGGGAAGAACTTATGCAATGGTTCACATGGAAGAAGAGGATCAGGTACTCTCTTCGGAAGAGTTATTACAAAAACTCAGTTGTTTTGCAGATCCAAAGATGCATATATGTTCTCCAAAATATCTTGTTGAACTGATAAATCATCATAATCAttttttctctcatctcttAGCATAA